From the Lolium rigidum isolate FL_2022 chromosome 2, APGP_CSIRO_Lrig_0.1, whole genome shotgun sequence genome, one window contains:
- the LOC124691949 gene encoding peptidyl-prolyl cis-trans isomerase FKBP16-1, chloroplastic-like isoform X1, translated as MECAPQAKLANPFPCASPSPRCPYLPEPKAIRSTCRGFRLVACGVSRRIAISEMALLGAATSCLNLLAVTVPVQAAMLEPDVIRYRKLDSGVKLEDVVDGEGPEAREGNLVQFNYVCRRANGYFVHSTVNQFSGESKPVTLPLDGQEMIRGLKEVLIGMKAGGKRRALIPPEVGYIDESLQPVPEEFGPRRSLLSHAKEPLVFEVQLLKVL; from the exons atGGAGTGTGCGCCGCAGGCAAAACTCGCAAATCCATTCCCATGCGCCTCTCCGTCTCCCAG ATGCCCGTATCTACCGGAACCGAAGGCGATCCGGTCGACATGCCGCGGGTTCAGACTAGTAGCGTGTGGGGTTTCCAGGAGGATAGCAATTTCAGAGATGGCTCTTCTTGGCGCCGCAACCTCTTGCTTGAATCTACTCGCCGTGACCGTGCCGGTGCAGGCAGCAATGCTGGAGCCTGATGTTATCAG GTACAGAAAGTTGGACAGTGGAGTAAAGCTTGAAG ATGTAGTCGATGGCGAGGGGCCAGAAGCTCGGGAAGGCAATCTAGTGCAGTTCAACTACGTCTGCCGCCGCGCAAACGGTTATTTCGTGCATAG CACGGTGAATCAGTTCAGCGGCGAGAGTAAGCCGGTGACACTTCCACTCGACGGGCAAGAG ATGATTAGAGGCCTGAAAGAAGTGCTAATAGGCATGAAAGCCGGAG GTAAGAGGAGGGCTCTGATACCTCCTGAAGTAGGTTACATCGACGAGAGCTTGCAGCCCGTGCCGGAGGAG TTTGGACCACGTCGGAGCCTGCTGTCGCATGCCAAGGAACCGCTGGTGTTCGAGGTTCAGCTGCTCAAGGTCCTATGA
- the LOC124691949 gene encoding peptidyl-prolyl cis-trans isomerase FKBP16-1, chloroplastic-like isoform X2 yields MLSVFRYRKLDSGVKLEDVVDGEGPEAREGNLVQFNYVCRRANGYFVHSTVNQFSGESKPVTLPLDGQEMIRGLKEVLIGMKAGGKRRALIPPEVGYIDESLQPVPEEFGPRRSLLSHAKEPLVFEVQLLKVL; encoded by the exons ATGTTATCAG TGTTCAGGTACAGAAAGTTGGACAGTGGAGTAAAGCTTGAAG ATGTAGTCGATGGCGAGGGGCCAGAAGCTCGGGAAGGCAATCTAGTGCAGTTCAACTACGTCTGCCGCCGCGCAAACGGTTATTTCGTGCATAG CACGGTGAATCAGTTCAGCGGCGAGAGTAAGCCGGTGACACTTCCACTCGACGGGCAAGAG ATGATTAGAGGCCTGAAAGAAGTGCTAATAGGCATGAAAGCCGGAG GTAAGAGGAGGGCTCTGATACCTCCTGAAGTAGGTTACATCGACGAGAGCTTGCAGCCCGTGCCGGAGGAG TTTGGACCACGTCGGAGCCTGCTGTCGCATGCCAAGGAACCGCTGGTGTTCGAGGTTCAGCTGCTCAAGGTCCTATGA
- the LOC124691950 gene encoding putative F-box protein At2g02030: protein MEDNNDELLDEQNEAVEAQVSLPQDIQQTALAFLPGRVVFKLRAVCRFWRDCIQVPSFVDRHLNNALCFHQSIAFFTSVDDGLFCMYTFDPTTLNRKSLDFVLSFRFQMSDPCNGLVCAYDSRGTVEVLNPLTMKHVILPVSEHQSRALSSEYFLGSVQSKNEYKVVCIRHRVRFLTFEVCTVGTQLWRAVRESANLLKTTKAVIVNDVLYWLLLDAASDFTRRILLFNLTDEIFSETAVPDTIKDHNLELFEGEGKLHLLAMPTKGSASEVSEIWVSNSTCTVWDHMCNITFLLPSGMRPHFLHKKKLFYGNQKRFYYIDLEGGGGSYINVPSDETIVSSGVFVDSLLLHSVTGLVDSRTLLMGSDYAGSSSHAAGSSSSGAGQSFKEAKSNRKMKWRLTRISAKKT from the coding sequence ATGGAAGACAACAATGATGAGCTTCTTGATGAGCAAAATGAAGCAGTGGAGGCCCAAGTATCTCTTCCTCAGGATATCCAGCAGACAGCTCTTGCTTTCCTACCTGGTAGGGTTGTCTTTAAGCTTCGTGCAGTGTGCAGATTCTGGCGAGACTGCATTCAAGTACCTAGTTTCGTTGATCGTCACCTCAACAATGCTCTCTGCTTCCACCAGTCCATTGCTTTCTTCACCTCGGTTGATGATGGTCTTTTCTGCATGTACACATTTGATCCCACAACATTGAACCGGAAAAGCTTGGATTTCGTATTGTCATTTAGGTTTCAGATGTCAGATCCCTGCAACGGCTTGGTGTGCGCCTATGATTCAAGAGGCACTGTTGAGGTGTTGAATCCATTGACAATGAAACATGTGATACTGCCAGTTTCAGAACACCAGTCACGAGCTCTTTCTTCAGAATATTTTCTTGGATCTGTGCAGTCAAAAAATGAGTACAAGGTGGTTTGTATCCGCCACCGGGTGCGCTTCTTGACATTTGAAGTATGCACTGTTGGCACACAGTTATGGAGGGCGGTCCGTGAATCTGCAAACTTATTGAAGACAACAAAGGCTGTCATTGTTAATGATGTCCTGTATTGGCTGCTTCTTGATGCGGCATCTGATTTTACTCGGAGGATCCTGTTGTTCAACCTGACAGATGAGATATTCTCAGAAACTGCTGTTCCAGATACTATTAAAGACCATAATTTGGAACTATTTGAGGGGGAAGGAAAGCTTCATTTGCTGGCAATGCCCACTAAGGGATCTGCATCTGAAGTCTCAGAGATTTGGGTGTCAAACTCGACGTGCACAGTCTGGGACCATATGTGCAACATCACTTTTCTGCTACCTTCGGGTATGCGACCACATTTCCTGCACAAGAAAAAGCTCTTCTATGGCAACCAGAAGAGATTCTACTACATTGATCTTGAGGGCGGGGGTGGTTCCTATATCAACGTTCCATCTGATGAAACTATTGTATCGTCTGGGGTTTTCGTGGATAGCCTTCTTCTACATTCGGTGACTGGCTTGGTGGACTCGAGAACATTGTTAATGGGTTCTGATTATGCTGGATCATCTTCTCATGCCGCTGGATCATCCTCATCAGGCGCTGGACAATCTTTCAAGGAGGCAAAGAGCAATAGGAAAATGAAATGGAGGCTGACACGGATTTCCGCAAAAAAAACCTAG
- the LOC124689880 gene encoding uncharacterized protein LOC124689880: MAAVVPEPLREAPDDVVDQILLRLPCPSSLVRAAAACSSFRLLVSSPSFLRRHRALHPDESGPFLGVFSSVPTSGKAGGTFHPAGPPHPAASAAGAVAGAADFSFAFLPGPPDAGAESQSGWLVRDYRDGRFLLDRAPSSDAIVTDLAVCDPVSRRYVLLPPIPDDLAATADSPLGVLGGRRWCEPFLAPAPAPSPGDAEDDSGEPAFAVIWTARCPRRVVALAFSSRDGAWRALPSPDCFVWRSRRSVFACPVHAVWNRRHYAHGRFYWVDCLTNRWLVLDTAAMELSVQEIQSPSRFWEENVAVVEGPDGKVGVFAHEFYHADGNASLNYYTISRDDDDNTQSWQLERTIPLPWSTKHGRPYCLRGAANGCLVIEVGQDSPRPFMSSNYSRDVELFTIDVKHFQLERVCRAQCSGGVSDGWWPYFSFPPLLSLPTV; encoded by the coding sequence ATGGCCGCCGTCGTCCCGGAGCCGCTCCGAGAGGCGCCAGACGACGTCGTGGACCAGATCCTGCTCCGCCTGCCGTGCCCCTCCTCCCTCGTGCGCGCCGCCGCGGCCTGCTCATCCTTCCGCCTCCTCGTCTCCTCCCCGagcttcctccgccgccaccgcgcgctcCACCCTGACGAGTCCGGGCCCTTCCTCGGTGTCTTCTCCTCCGTACCCACGTCCGGCAAGGCAGGAGGCACCTTCCACCCCGCTGGCCCGCCCCATCCGGCCgcgtcggccgccggcgccgtcgccggcgccgcaGACTTCTCCTTCGCCTTCCTCCCAGGGCCGCCCGATGCCGGCGCCGAATCCCAGTCCGGATGGCTCGTCCGGGACTACCGCGACGGACGCTTCCTCCTCGACCGCGCGCCCTCCTCCGACGCCATCGTCACGGATCTCGCCGTGTGCGACCCCGTGTCCCGCCGCTACGTCCTGCTCCCGCCCATCCCGGACGATCTCGCCGCGACCGCCGACAGCCCGCTCGGCGTCCTCGGCGGCCGGCGCTGGTGCGAGCCCTTCCTCGCACCCGCCCCCGCCCCCTCGCCCGGCGACGCCGAGGACGATTCCGGGGAGCCCGCGTTCGCCGTGATCTGGACGGCGCGGTGCCCAAGAAGGGTGGTGGCCCTCGCCTTCTCGTCGCGGGACGGGGCGTGGCGCGCGCTCCCGTCGCCGGACTGCTTCGTCTGGAGAAGCCGCCGCTCGGTCTTCGCGTGCCCCGTGCACGCCGTCTGGAACCGGCGCCACTACGCGCACGGCCGCTTCTACTGGGTCGACTGCCTCACCAACCGCTGGCTGGTGCTCGACACGGCCGCCATGGAGCTCTCCGTCCAGGAGATCCAGTCGCCGTCCAGATTCTGGGAGGAGAACGTGGCCGTCGTCGAAGGCCCCGACGGCAAGGTCGGGGTGTTCGCGCACGAGTTCTACCACGCCGACGGCAACGCCAGCCTCAACTACTACACCATCTcgcgcgacgacgacgacaacacgCAGTCGTGGCAGCTGGAGAGGACGATCCCGCTGCCATGGTCGACAAAGCATGGCCGGCCTTACTGCCTTCGCGGCGCGGCCAACGGCTGCTTGGTCATTGAAGTCGGCCAAGACTCACCGCGGCCGTTCATGTCGAGCAACTATAGCCGGGACGTCGAGCTGTTCACGATCGATGTCAAGCATTTCCAGCTGGAGAGAGTCTGCCGGGCGCAGTGCTCTGGTGGCGTCAGCGACGGCTGGTGGCCATACTTCAGCTTCCCGCCATTGCTGAGCTTGCCAACTGTTTGA